The following coding sequences are from one Dromaius novaehollandiae isolate bDroNov1 chromosome 22, bDroNov1.hap1, whole genome shotgun sequence window:
- the LOC135330576 gene encoding olfactory receptor 226-like translates to MEVSNSSRVKAFILLGFPTDPHLQIFFFVLFLIAYILVITENIIIILTVWTNCNLHIPMYFFLSNLSFLEIWYVTVTLPRTMLSFVSQRKNISFTGCMTQLYFFLSLGNTECLLLAIMAYDRYVAVCKPFHYSIIVRHTVCVYLTAGSWLTGFFISACKVYFISQLTYCGPNTINHFFCDVSPLLNLACTDTERAALMDFVAALFILLIPLFVVILSYAYIIFTVLHISSVQGYQKAFSTCATHLIVVIVFYATSIFIYVRPKALLDHTTNTIVAAFYTVVVPLFNPIIYCLRNQEIKDALRKTLFSKRFSLQKHQHL, encoded by the coding sequence ATGGAAGTGAGCAATAGCAGCAGAGTCAAAGCATTTATTCTCCTTGGATTTCCCACTGATCCTCActtgcagattttcttctttgtattgtTTCTCATTGCTTATATCTTAGTTATAACAGAAAATATTATCATCATCCTGACTGTCTGGACAAACTGTAACCTCCACATTCCCATGTACTTCTTTCTGAGTAatttgtccttcctggagatctgGTATGTAACAGTCACACTCCCCAGGACAATGCTCAGCTTTGTGTCACAGAGAAAGAACATCTCTTTTACGGGATGCATGACACAGTTGTACTTCTTTCTCAGCTTGGGCAACACTGAGTGCCTTCTCCTGGCAATCATGGCGTACGACCGTTATGTTGCTGTTTGTAAGCCTTTCCATTACTCCATTATTGTAAGACACACTGTCTGCGTCTACCTCACCGCAGGATCTTGGTTGACTGGTTTTTTCATTTCTGCGTGCAAGGTATATTTTATCTCTCAGCTGACATACTGTGGACCCAATACAATCAATCATTTCTTCTGTGATGTTTCTCCTCTCTTGAACTTAGCCTGCACAGACACGGAAAGAGCTGCCCTTATGGATTTCGTGGCTGCCTTATTTATTCTCCTGATCCCTCTGTTTGTAGTAATCCTATCCTATGCATATATTATCTTCACTGTCCTTCACATTTCCTCTGTACAAGGCTACCaaaaagccttctccacctgtgccaCTCACCTTATAGTGGTCATTGTCTTCTATGCCACAAGCATTTTTATCTATGTGAGGCCCAAAGCACTTCTAGATCACACCACAAACACAATTGTGGCTGCTTTCTATACTGTTGTTGTTCCTCTCTTCAATCCTATCATTTACTGTCTGAGGAACCAGGAAATCAAGGATGCTCTCAGAAAGACTTTGTTCAGcaaaaggttttctttgcagaaacatCAGCATTTGTAG